A stretch of the Pseudalkalibacillus hwajinpoensis genome encodes the following:
- the thiE gene encoding thiamine phosphate synthase — protein sequence MKDFKLYVITGEEFHPDRDLVEVMEQGIQGGADIIQLRDKTNSKKVVLEKALRLKELTQKYEVPFIVNDYIDIALAVDADGIHLGQDDLPLEVARKIVGPNKIIGISTHRIEEAREAEQRGADYIGAGPVFPTNSKSDVVDPVTTDYLKEVAAEISIPFVAIGGIKLHNVSDVLHSGASRVCVISEVVGSADIKGTCEAFIQSIQKEVIPK from the coding sequence ATGAAGGATTTTAAATTATACGTCATTACAGGGGAAGAATTCCACCCTGATCGAGACCTAGTTGAGGTAATGGAGCAAGGGATACAAGGTGGTGCTGATATTATTCAATTGCGTGATAAGACGAATTCTAAAAAGGTTGTACTAGAAAAAGCTTTGAGATTAAAGGAGCTAACACAAAAATATGAAGTTCCCTTTATTGTGAATGATTACATTGATATTGCGCTAGCCGTTGATGCTGATGGCATTCATCTCGGTCAGGATGATTTACCTTTAGAGGTAGCAAGGAAGATTGTTGGACCTAATAAGATCATAGGTATCTCCACACATCGAATCGAAGAAGCGCGTGAAGCAGAGCAGCGTGGTGCTGATTACATTGGGGCTGGGCCAGTCTTTCCTACAAATAGCAAAAGCGATGTTGTTGATCCAGTAACAACTGACTATCTCAAAGAAGTTGCAGCAGAAATATCTATTCCGTTTGTAGCCATCGGCGGCATCAAATTGCATAATGTTTCGGACGTCCTCCATTCAGGTGCTTCTAGAGTATGTGTCATTAGTGAAGTAGTTGGTAGTGCCGATATTAAAGGCACGTGCGAAGCATTTATTCAATCCATTCAAAAAGAGGTGATTCCCAAGTGA
- a CDS encoding M14 family metallopeptidase: MKIRVKSGDSLWKYSRVFQIPLRLILDSNNLENPDQLIVGEQIQIPGFVTKSYTIKPGDTLWKIAGWYGTPLDGVLLLNDSNPFSLQPGEKVNIPIRVTWSLINPNQNYDYQTLVNDIRKILAVYPFIKRSIIGESVMEKPIPELVVGTGKKKVHMNGAFHANEWLTSTLIMKFVDDYSRELTNSQRLSGVYLPSLYETTSLSLVPMVNPDGVDLVINGLPEEEPYRSLADQINNGSEQFNRWKANIRGVDLNNQYPAKWEIEAERKPTKPSPRNYPGKAPLTEPEAIAIADLTRRKKFDRALAFHSQGEVIFWGFEGLEPPESEILVREFSRLSGYRAVRYVDSFAGYKDWFIQDFRRPGFTVEIGKGESPLPTSDFNTIYQDTLGIFLSSLYM; the protein is encoded by the coding sequence ATGAAAATTAGGGTGAAGAGTGGGGATAGCCTTTGGAAATATAGCCGAGTGTTTCAAATTCCACTTCGATTAATATTAGATAGTAATAATCTTGAGAATCCTGATCAACTTATAGTCGGAGAACAAATTCAGATCCCTGGGTTTGTCACGAAAAGTTATACCATTAAGCCAGGAGATACATTATGGAAAATAGCAGGATGGTACGGAACACCCCTAGATGGTGTTCTTTTGCTAAACGATTCGAATCCTTTTTCGTTACAACCAGGAGAAAAAGTGAATATACCGATTCGTGTAACGTGGTCACTCATTAACCCAAATCAAAATTACGATTATCAAACCCTTGTTAATGATATTCGAAAAATACTTGCTGTTTATCCATTTATTAAACGATCCATCATTGGCGAATCTGTCATGGAAAAGCCAATCCCAGAACTAGTAGTGGGAACAGGAAAGAAAAAAGTTCATATGAATGGAGCATTTCATGCTAATGAATGGTTAACCTCAACTCTCATTATGAAATTTGTAGATGATTATTCTCGTGAATTGACGAATAGTCAGAGATTGAGCGGTGTTTACCTCCCATCTCTATATGAAACGACTTCTCTCTCTCTTGTACCCATGGTAAACCCAGATGGAGTGGATCTTGTCATTAATGGATTACCTGAAGAAGAACCTTACCGCTCATTGGCGGATCAAATTAATAATGGAAGTGAACAATTTAACAGATGGAAGGCGAACATTAGGGGAGTTGATTTAAACAATCAGTATCCTGCTAAATGGGAAATAGAAGCTGAACGAAAACCAACAAAACCTTCTCCAAGAAATTACCCGGGAAAAGCACCGCTTACAGAGCCAGAAGCAATAGCGATCGCAGACCTGACGAGAAGAAAGAAATTTGATCGTGCGCTAGCATTTCATTCTCAAGGTGAAGTGATCTTTTGGGGTTTCGAAGGACTTGAACCTCCTGAGTCAGAAATCTTGGTGAGAGAATTTTCGCGACTGAGCGGTTATCGAGCAGTTCGCTATGTTGATAGTTTCGCTGGATACAAGGATTGGTTTATTCAAGACTTTAGAAGACCGGGTTTTACCGTAGAAATTGGAAAAGGGGAAAGTCCTTTGCCTACTTCTGATTTCAACACTATTTACCAAGATACATTAGGGATTTTCCTTTCTTCTCTGTATATGTAG
- a CDS encoding LTA synthase family protein, translated as MKKLQNKYSFFLIVAFMLWLKTYLVYEFAFNIEPENKMEGFILLLNPLSSVLLFLGFALFASPKYRNRVLLVINFIGSFILFANVVYYREFTDFITIPLLFQTNNMGELGNSIAELVSGFDFLLFVDIIILAVFLFVRKTKAYTVKKKEIAIVFASAIALFAVNVGLAETERPQLLTRTFDREMLIKYIGTYNYHVYDAVLQSKAKAQRAFADGSEIVDIENYVKANHVEPDPEMFGEAEGKNIILVSLESTQSFVVNEEVDGEEITPFLNDLIDESYYFPNFYHQTAQGKTSDSEFILENSLYGLPSGAVFFTHSGNEYNASPEILSENGYYNAVFHANNKSFWNRDVMYDSLKYDKFYDINDFTVTPDNSIGWGLKDEYFFDQSIKYLETLPEPYYAKYITLTNHFPFTLESEDEYIPEWTSDDGTVNRYFTTVRYQDEALKKFFERMKEEGLYEDSIFVMYGDHYGISENHNKAMGEFLGKEITPFESTELQKVPLVVHIPGQEGEVMEQVGGQIDLKPTIMHLLGIDTKDMIKFGNDLFAKEQDNFTILRDGSFITENNLYTKNVCYDKETGEETDKSACEPYMEKAKTDLAYSDKIVYGDLLRFLGKHDEQQENTEIEK; from the coding sequence ATGAAAAAGCTACAAAATAAGTATTCTTTTTTCCTAATCGTAGCCTTTATGCTGTGGTTAAAAACGTATTTGGTGTACGAATTTGCTTTCAACATTGAACCTGAAAATAAAATGGAAGGGTTTATATTACTGCTAAACCCACTTAGTTCTGTATTGCTATTCCTCGGTTTTGCCCTATTTGCCTCACCAAAGTATCGCAACAGAGTACTACTGGTCATTAATTTTATTGGCTCATTTATTCTATTTGCAAACGTCGTATACTACCGTGAATTTACTGATTTTATAACAATACCATTGTTGTTTCAAACGAATAATATGGGAGAGCTCGGTAATAGTATTGCTGAACTTGTAAGCGGTTTTGATTTCTTGCTCTTTGTAGATATCATTATTCTGGCAGTTTTCCTTTTCGTAAGAAAAACGAAGGCGTACACGGTTAAGAAGAAAGAAATTGCTATTGTATTTGCTAGCGCTATAGCTCTTTTTGCTGTTAATGTTGGGCTTGCAGAAACAGAACGCCCGCAGCTTTTAACTCGTACGTTTGATCGTGAAATGCTCATAAAATATATTGGTACTTATAACTACCACGTTTATGACGCTGTTCTTCAGTCCAAAGCAAAAGCACAGCGAGCATTTGCGGATGGCAGTGAGATCGTAGATATTGAAAACTATGTAAAAGCTAACCACGTTGAGCCAGATCCTGAAATGTTTGGTGAAGCTGAAGGGAAAAACATCATCCTTGTATCGTTAGAATCCACACAGAGTTTTGTAGTGAATGAAGAAGTGGATGGAGAAGAAATTACGCCTTTCTTAAATGATCTTATAGATGAAAGTTATTATTTCCCGAATTTCTATCATCAAACAGCTCAGGGTAAAACTTCTGACTCCGAATTTATTCTTGAGAATTCATTATATGGACTTCCAAGTGGAGCTGTATTCTTTACCCATTCAGGGAACGAATACAATGCATCTCCAGAAATATTAAGTGAGAATGGATACTATAACGCTGTCTTCCATGCGAATAACAAAAGCTTCTGGAACCGTGACGTTATGTATGACTCCCTTAAATACGATAAGTTCTATGACATTAATGATTTTACAGTAACGCCTGATAATTCAATCGGATGGGGATTGAAAGATGAATATTTCTTTGATCAATCCATTAAATATTTAGAAACGCTACCGGAACCTTACTATGCTAAATACATTACATTAACAAACCACTTTCCTTTTACACTTGAATCAGAGGATGAATATATTCCAGAGTGGACTTCAGATGATGGAACTGTTAACAGATATTTCACTACGGTTCGATATCAAGATGAAGCTCTAAAGAAATTCTTTGAGCGAATGAAAGAAGAAGGACTTTATGAAGATTCGATCTTCGTCATGTACGGTGATCACTATGGAATTTCTGAGAACCATAACAAAGCTATGGGAGAATTCTTAGGCAAAGAAATCACACCATTTGAATCCACGGAGCTTCAAAAAGTTCCGCTCGTTGTTCATATTCCTGGCCAAGAAGGGGAAGTGATGGAACAGGTCGGTGGTCAAATTGATTTGAAGCCGACAATTATGCACCTGCTTGGTATTGATACGAAGGATATGATTAAATTTGGTAACGATCTTTTTGCAAAAGAACAGGATAATTTCACTATCCTTCGCGATGGAAGCTTCATTACTGAAAATAATCTATACACTAAAAATGTCTGTTATGACAAAGAAACAGGAGAAGAAACGGATAAATCGGCCTGTGAACCATACATGGAGAAGGCAAAAACTGATCTTGCCTACTCAGATAAAATCGTTTATGGAGACCTTCTACGTTTCTTAGGCAAGCATGATGAGCAACAAGAGAATACAGAAATAGAAAAATAG
- a CDS encoding ROK family glucokinase codes for MKEEKWLIGVDLGGTTIKLSFLDFYGEIISKWEIPTDKSEAGRHITTHIARAIDDKMEEMNVSRKKFSGIGMGAPGFIEMDSGFIYHAVNIGWRDFPLKDKLEVETGLPVIIDNDANIAALGEMWRGAGDGARDLLCVTLGTGVGGGIITNGTIIHGTNGMAGEIGHITSIPDGGAQCNCGKTGCLETVASATGVVRIAMEKLMSHQDSVLYHIYQEKNEITSRDIFEGAEAEDPYAVEVVNNVSFHLGLAIANLANSLNPSKIVIGGGVSKAGEALLTPLKKQFEKYALPRVREGADFAIATLGNDAGVIGGAWLVKTKLMK; via the coding sequence ATGAAAGAAGAAAAATGGCTCATTGGTGTTGATTTAGGTGGAACAACCATCAAGCTTTCATTCCTAGATTTTTATGGTGAAATTATTAGTAAATGGGAAATTCCTACTGATAAATCGGAAGCTGGTCGTCATATCACAACTCATATAGCTCGTGCTATTGATGATAAGATGGAAGAAATGAACGTTAGCAGAAAGAAGTTTTCTGGTATCGGTATGGGAGCTCCAGGTTTCATTGAAATGGATTCAGGATTTATTTACCACGCAGTAAACATTGGATGGCGAGACTTTCCTTTAAAAGACAAGCTTGAAGTTGAAACAGGGTTACCAGTTATTATTGATAACGATGCGAACATTGCTGCTCTTGGTGAAATGTGGCGTGGCGCAGGTGATGGAGCACGTGATTTGCTATGCGTCACGCTTGGGACTGGAGTAGGCGGAGGCATTATTACGAATGGAACAATCATTCATGGAACGAATGGCATGGCGGGGGAAATAGGTCATATTACATCCATCCCTGATGGTGGAGCGCAATGCAATTGTGGCAAAACAGGCTGCCTTGAAACAGTAGCATCAGCGACTGGTGTTGTTCGTATTGCGATGGAAAAACTTATGTCACATCAGGACAGTGTCCTATATCATATTTATCAAGAAAAGAATGAAATTACTTCTCGTGATATTTTTGAAGGCGCTGAAGCCGAGGATCCATATGCTGTTGAAGTAGTGAATAATGTATCTTTCCATCTAGGACTTGCGATTGCGAACCTGGCTAATTCTTTGAATCCTTCTAAAATTGTAATAGGTGGGGGCGTATCAAAAGCAGGCGAAGCGCTTCTAACCCCCTTAAAAAAACAATTTGAAAAATATGCATTGCCAAGAGTTAGAGAAGGTGCGGATTTTGCAATTGCCACACTCGGCAATGATGCTGGCGTAATAGGAGGAGCGTGGCTCGTAAAAACGAAATTGATGAAATAG
- the nfsA gene encoding oxygen-insensitive NADPH nitroreductase: MNQTIETMLAHRSIRAFKDKPLTEEQIHTLVKAAQSASTSSYIQAYSIIGVEDKEKKKQLAELAGGQSYVEKNGHFFVFCADFNRHHATAEMHGTDVTETTQTTEKFMVGLIDAALAAQNASIAAESMGLGICYIGGIRNDLEKVSEVLNLPQFVIPLFGLCVGYPDQDPDVKPRLPLNNIYHIDEYEQDANAFKEGLNEYDEVISGYYTNRTGGQRSAGWTSMMAHKLATPVRTYMKKFLEKKGFPLK; the protein is encoded by the coding sequence ATGAATCAGACAATTGAAACGATGCTTGCTCACCGCTCAATTAGAGCATTTAAAGATAAGCCATTAACGGAAGAGCAAATTCATACGTTAGTAAAAGCAGCGCAATCCGCTTCAACTTCAAGCTACATACAAGCTTATTCGATCATTGGTGTGGAAGACAAAGAAAAGAAAAAGCAGCTTGCTGAATTAGCTGGTGGGCAAAGTTATGTTGAAAAGAATGGTCACTTCTTTGTTTTTTGTGCAGATTTCAATCGTCACCACGCAACAGCTGAAATGCATGGGACAGATGTAACGGAAACGACGCAAACAACTGAAAAGTTCATGGTAGGATTAATAGATGCAGCGCTTGCTGCACAAAACGCCAGCATAGCAGCAGAGTCAATGGGACTAGGTATTTGCTATATTGGTGGCATTCGGAACGACCTTGAAAAAGTGAGTGAAGTATTGAATCTTCCTCAATTTGTTATTCCTTTATTTGGTCTTTGTGTTGGATATCCCGATCAGGATCCAGATGTAAAACCACGATTACCTCTAAATAACATCTATCATATTGATGAATATGAGCAGGATGCAAATGCATTTAAAGAAGGATTAAACGAATATGATGAAGTTATTTCAGGTTATTACACGAATCGAACGGGAGGTCAACGATCAGCAGGATGGACTTCTATGATGGCACATAAATTAGCGACCCCTGTTCGAACGTATATGAAGAAATTTCTTGAAAAGAAAGGTTTTCCTCTGAAATAA
- a CDS encoding YqgQ family protein, with product MKTFYDIQQLLKQYGMIVYTGTRLGDLELMEGEIQELYDMKILEKEDYLVARMIIRNEISKEMDKT from the coding sequence ATGAAAACATTTTATGATATACAGCAGCTTTTAAAGCAATATGGCATGATTGTTTATACTGGAACTCGACTTGGAGATCTTGAACTAATGGAAGGTGAGATCCAAGAGTTATACGATATGAAAATTCTCGAGAAAGAGGATTACCTCGTCGCCAGAATGATCATAAGAAATGAAATTAGCAAGGAGATGGACAAAACATGA